A segment of the Bacillus licheniformis DSM 13 = ATCC 14580 genome:
TCGGCGGTCAAAGGCGCGACCGTGCTTGCCGGCTATCAGGACGGCATGCCGCATGGGCAGAGTTATTTAGACCAAGAGCTGAGCTTCGCAGGGGGAGTTAAAAAAGGTTCCTACAGAGGAAACACTATCGGTTGGGCTAATGAAGTTAGAGCGCTGGAAAAAAGTTCAAACGTTTATATGTTCTATGTGGCAATGAGAATGGCAGGAATTACGTATGTACCGAACGGCCCGCTTCCGGCGAACCTAGAGGACTTAAAGAAAATGAGGTATTACTTCAATCAATTTGGCCTTGGGGTAAAAACAGGCATCGACTTGCCGCAGGAGTCGGCCGGGATGCAGACAAACCCAAAAATAGTCGGGGGTCTCCTCCTCGATGAAGCGATCGGCCAGTTTGACACGTACACGCCTTTGCAGCTCGCCCAATATGTTTCAACGATCGCCAACGGCGGATACAGGTTGCAGCCGAGAGTCGTGAAAAGCATTCACCAGCCAGAAAGCGAAAAACTCGGTCCGGTCATTGAAGAGCGCTCTGCCAATGTGCTGAATCGTATCAACAATTCTCAAAGCGACATCGCCATCGTCAAGCAAGGATTTAAACGAGTAACCCAGACGGGAACTGCAGCCGGCGCATTCGGTTCGCTTGACGTATCAGGCAAAACCGGAACGGCGCAGACGCAATACTACGGCACAAACCGAAACTGGTGGGGGACTAGGACTTACAATATCACCTTTGCCGGCTATTACCCGTCGGAAAATCCGCAGGTCGCCTTCAGCGTTGTCGTCCCGAATGTCGACGACAAAACGAAGATGAACAAAAACATCGCCGCCAAAATCGTCAAAGCCTATGTCGATCTGCAAAAAAAATACAGCAAAGATTAGACAAAAAAGAACACGGATTTTTTCCGGGTTCTTTTTTTGTTATCAAAATTTGACGAATGCTAGAAGTTTTGAAGGAGATTTCTCGCATTTTAGCGAATCCTTTTAAGCAAAATAGTTTTAATGAATGCTGGTCATGAATAGGGTATAAAGGAGGGATATGATGGAACAAAAAACAAAACGTTTTGAGCAATATAAGCCTCATATGAATTTACAGGCAGTCCTGTCAGCTAACGGCCGTTTTATATACATATCTGCAAATTGCAAAGAGCTCTTAAGCTACGAGCAGAATGAACTGATCGGTACGTATTTGAAGGACTATTTACACGAAGACGATCTTTTTCTGGTAGAAAGCTATTTTTACAATGAGCATCATTTGCTGCCCTGCACCTTCAGATTTGTGAAAAAAGACTACACGATGATCTGGATCGAAGCATCGATCGATTTCGTGACGACCCATGTTGGAGAAAAAGAACGCGAAATTGTACTCAAAATGAAAGTGTTTGAAGACCGTCCCTCTAAGAAAAGCAGCTCCATAAAAGAGGAAGACGCTCCGGAAGAAGCCTCCAGGCTGCCGGCAAAAGAGGAATTCGAAGCCATGATCGAAGGCTTGCCAAACCCTCTGTGCATCAGCGTTCAAGGGGAAATAGTCTACGTAAATGACGCCATGGTCAACCTGCTCGGAGCCGAGCATAAACGGCAAATTATCGGAAAGTATTCCTACGATTTTATCGAGAAAGAGTACCATGACATCGTCAAAAACCGCATTAAGCGGATGCAGCAGGGACTTGATGTCGGAATGATCGAGCAAACGTGGCATAAGCTCGACGGCACGCAGATTCACCTCGAAGTCAAGGCGGCGCCGACCATTTATCAAAACCAGAAAGCGGAGCTGCTTCTTCTCATTGACATTTCATCGAGAAAAAAATTTCAGACCATTTTGCAAAAAAGCAGGGAGCGATATCAGCTCTTGATTCAAAACTCAATCGATACGATAGCCGTGATTCATAAAGGAAGATGGGTCTTTATGAATGAATCGGGCATTCGTCTGTTTGAAGCAAAGACGTATGAGGATTTAATCGGCAAAGATATTTACGAACACCTGCACCCATGCGATCACGAAGATGTCAAAGCGAGGCTGAAACGGATCACAGACCGCCAATCCGAATCTGAAATCATAAAACAGACGTGGTATACATTTGAAAAAAGGCTCATCTATACAGAAATGGTTTGCATCCCTACGACATTTTTCGGGGAAACGGCGGTTCAGGTGATTTTAAGGGACATTTCTGAACGCAAGCAGACCGAAGAGCTGATGGTCCGTTCGGAAAAGCTGTCGATTGCCGGACAGCTTGCAGCCGGGATCGCCCATGAAATCCGCAATCCGCTCACCGCGATCAAAGGGTTTTTGCAGCTGATGAAGCCGACAATGGAAGAAAATGAACATTATTTTAATATTATCTTTTCCGAGTTAAGCAGAATCGAATTGATCTTGAGCGAGCTTCTCATGCTGGCAAAGCCGCAGCAAAACGCATTGAAAGAAAAGCTTGATCTGATCAGGCTGATCCGCGAAGTGACGGCGCTTTTAGAAACGCAGGCCAACTTAAACGGCATTTTGATCAATACGATCCTCACAGACGACAAAATTTACATTAAAGGGGATCAAAATCAATTAAAGCAAGTGTTTATCAACCTAATCAAAAACGCCGTCGAATCCATGCCAAACGGCGGGACGGTTCATTTGACGGTCAGAGAAACCGACGATTCGGTCGTCGTCGAGGTGGAGGACGAAGGAGAAGGGATACCTGAACATGTCCTGAAGCGGATCGGCGAGCCGTTTTTGACGACGAAGGAAAAAGGAACAGGCCTCGGTTTGATGGTCACCTTCAATATCATCGAAAATCACAACGGAACCATCGAAGTCGACAGCAAAGCAGAAAAAGGCACGACATTTAAGATTCTATTTCCAAAATAAAATAAAAAAACAACGGCGTAAAAGCCGTTGTTTACGTAGTCTGTATCGATTGCCTCTTATTGAAAACAAAGGACTCCAGCCGGTCAAGACCTTCCCTTAGCGTATCAGGAGAATATGCGTAAGAGATCCTCACATAGCCTTCCCCGTATTCAGAAAACGAGCTGCCCGGCACGATCGCAAGCCCCTCTTCTTCAAGAAGCGACATGCAGAAGTCAAAGGAAGACATTCCAAACGATTTGATGGACGGGAAAATGTAGAATGCTCCCGACGGTTTAATCACATCGAGGCCCATCGTCACAAGTCTGTCGTACACGTAGTCCAGCCGTTTTTTATACTGCTCGCGCATGATCAGAGCGTCATCAAACCCGTTGGTGACGGCTTCCAGAGCAGCTTTTTGAGAAATCGATGAAGCGCAAGATACGTTGTATTGATGGACTTTTAAAATATGCTTTGCGATTTCCTTCGGTGCGAACAAAAACCCGATTCTCCAGCCCGTCATGCTGTGGGATTTGGAAAGCCCGCCGATGACGATCGTCTGGTCCCTTAGCACAGTTGCGATCGAGTGGTGCGGTCTGTCAAAAGTGAGTTCGCTGTATATTTCATCTGAGAGCACAAAGACGTTTCGGCCTTTTAAAAGGGAGGCGATGTCCTTCAGCTCTTCTTCGGACAGCGTCATTCCCGTCGGATTCGACGGATATGGAAGAACAACACATTTTGTCTTCGGCGTCAGCGCTTCCTCGATCAATTTTGCTGTCAGCTTAAAGCCGTGGGACGTGGTGTCAATGATCAATGGAGACGCTCCGCACATTTTGATGATCGGCTCATAGCCGGGGTATACCGGCCCCGGAAGAATGACTTCATCGCCCGGAGATAAAATCGTGCGGAATGCCGAATCGATAGCCTGGCTGGCGCCTGTTGTCACAATAATCTCGCTTTCCGCTTCATAATTTAAATCGGCTTTTTTCTTCATATAAAGCTGTACAGCCTGCCTCAGCTCAGGATATCCGGCGTTGTGAGTGTAGGATGTTTGATTCTCATCTATCGCTTTTTTGGCGGCCTGTTTGACATGGTGGGGGGTGAAGAAATCAGGCTGGCCGATTGTTAAAGAGATTACGTTTTCGTACTGGGATACAAGGTTTGAGAACTTGCGGATCCCTGAGATTTCGATTTCTTTTACATTTGGATTAAGCAAATGTTCCATTTAGCATCACCTTAAAAATGTTATGGTTTATCTTATTTTACCATCATCAGACCAATTGTCATCTTTTAATCAATCAATTTTATAAAAACTCGTAACAAGTATATGCGAAACGATGCAAGGTATGCGGACATGCGGACGGCGGCAGATAGAAAAATAAGACAATCAAACGATTGCCTTACGTTATGTTCCGTTTAGTAGCCGTAATCGGAGTCAAAATCTTCTTTCCACGAAATATATATTTGTTCTTCACTGTCTGAAGCTTCCTTGAGCATTTCTGTGTAAACGGCCCGGCTGACCTCTTCTAAAATGGTCATTTCATGATTTTTAATCGCTACAATTGTTCCCATCATAAACACCTTTCCTGAAAAATCCTTGACCATTGTAACACGATAAATGTCAAAGTCAATGAAAAACTTGTGATCCGTACATTAATTTAACTTTAAAAAAATGCGATACGTATTGATAATGTTCAGCCAGTCTTAGTAGTATATAGAAGTCAAGATGTTAGGAGGAAAAGCACATTGGAATTGGAATTAGACAAACACGAAACTGCTCCTGAAAGGAGCGAGTATGCCGGAATCGGCGCGCGTTTTGTAGCTTCCCTGCTCGACGGATTGATTCTCGGGATTCCCGCATATATTTTCACGTACGTTTTAACAGCGACGTTGATGTTGGGAAATTCGGATATCATGCTCATGATGGAGACTGATCCCGAGTATTTGAGCGATCAGGAAGTCTTTACGTTTATCATCAGTATGTTCAAAACCGTAGCGATCGTTGGAAGTATTACTTTTATTGTGTATTTTCTTTATTACACGCTGATGGAATCATCCAAATGGCAAGGGACGCTAGGCAAGAAAATCATGAACGTTCAGGTGGCGAAGGCAGAAGGCGGAAGAATCTCATTCGGCCGTGCAGCCGGAAGGTTTCTGGCCAAAAGCTTTCTATCTCCGATTTTGATGATCGGCTACATTATGGCCTTTTTTACAGAAAGGCGCCAGGCGCTTCATGATATGTTGGCAGGAACCATTGTCGTAAAAAAATAACGGGCAAAAGACAGCACGCTTTCAGCTTGAATGCGTGCTGTCTTGTTCAGGAAAATGTTTCACGGCAGGAATAAAAATAAGGAGGCATCAATCCAGATGGATACTCAGCCGGAACGTGAACAAGCTGTAAAGCGGGCGCAAAGAACGGGAATCAAGCTCTTTTTGACGCTGCCGATTCTTTCTTGGGCGTTATACGATTTTGCAAATACCATTTTTTCATCAAATATTGTGACGATCTTTTTTCCTTTTTATTTGCAGGAGGCAGTCGGCGAAAATGCCAGCATGAATCAGGTGGCAAGCACTTTTATCTCCTATTCGAACGCAGCCGCAAGCTTTCTGCTTGTCATTTTCACGCCTTTATTCGGAGTGCTGATCGACCGAACGGGCAGAAAGAAAAAATACATCGGCCTGTTTACGATGATTTGTGTTTCATGCACCATTTTAATGGGGGTTTTTGCCGGGGCTTCGTTTCAGAAGGACATATACGGGCTTCCGCTATCCTTGATCCTTGTCGTCATCATGTTTGTGACCGCAAAGTTTTTCTATCATTCAAGCTTGGTGTTCTATGATACGATTTTGGCTGACTTGGGGACAAAAGAAGAAATCCCGCTCTTATCAGGTTTCGGAATTGCAATCGGGTATATCGGCACTTTAGCCGGGTTAACGGTATACCTTCTTGTCGGCAACCAGGATTTTCACCGCGCATTCATCCCGTCGGCTCTCTTGTTTCTGTTTTTTTCACTTCCGTATCTGCTCTTCACGAAAGAGAAAAGAAAACCGGAACCGAAAGAAAAGAAATCGTTTTTCAGCGGATACTGGGAAATTGTGCAGACATTCAAAGACATTCGTCTATATAAGCCGGTCTTCTTATTCATGATCGCCTACTTTTTCCTGAATGATGCGCTTGCTACAGCAATAGCCATGATGGCGGTTTATTCAAAAACGGTCATCGGTTTTACGACCGGACAATTCGTTTTGCTTTACCTTGTTTCTACTGTATCAAGCATCATCGGTTCATTTCTGCTCGGCTTTGTGACGAAAAGAATCGGCGCCAAGCACGCGGTCAGCCTTGTCGCCGCCATTATGATCACCGCTTTGACGATTGGAGCATGCACGACGTCAACGCTCTTGTTTTGGATTGCGGGGAGCTTGTTCGGCATTTCGCTTGGAGGCACATGGGTCGCATCAAGGACACTGATTATCGAGCTGACGCCAGAACATAAAAGAGGCGAATTTTTCGGATTGTTTGCTTTGTCGGGGAAAATCTCTTCCATTTTCGGTCCGGTCCTCTACGGATCGATTACTTTGCTGTTCAGGGATCTCGGGAACATGGCCAGCCGAATGGCTTTCGGATCTTTAGTGTTATTGGCGGCGATCGGCCTGATCATTCATCAAAATGTTAAGGCAAAAGCTTGAGCCGGAGCATCAACTTTTAACAAAAGACGCCGATATAAAAAGTAAACACAAAGTAGGATAGAGAGGGATATCAGTGTCTTCAAACCAACAGGAAATTTTATTAAGTTCGGGAACCAATGAATTAGAAATCGTGAAGTTCGAGGTTGGTCTCAACATTTTCGGCATAAATGTCATGAAAGTCAGAGAAATCATTCAGCCGGTTGAAATTACGAAAGTGCCTCATTCGCATAAGCATATGGAGGGCATGATTACATTGCGCGGGGAAATTCTTCCCGTCATTGATTTATTCTCTTTCTTTGGCGTTGAGCACGGTGATGACGAGCATCAAGAAAAATACATTGTGACGGAATTTAACAAGCGGAAAATCGTCTTTCACACTGGAGCGGTTTCACAGATTCACCGGGTGTCATGGGAAGAAATTGAGAAGCCGACTGCTTTGAATCAAGGGATGGACCGTCACCTTACCGGCATCATTAAGCTCGACGGCACCATGATTTTCCTGCCAGATTACGAAAAAATCATTTTTGATCTTGAGTCTGAGTCAGGTATGGACCCTTATCAAATGAAAAATGAAAAATTCGATCAGAGACGGACTGACAAAAAGCTGATCATTGTCGAGGACTCTCCGCTCCTCTTGCGGCTATTGGTGGAAAAGCTGAATGAAGCGGGATACAACAACATCGTGTCTTTTGAAAACGGAAAAGACGCTTACGAGCACGCGCTTCAATTGATGGAAGACGGCACAGCTCTTCACGAAAAAGTCGATCTGATGATCACGGATATTGAAATGCCGCAGATGGATGGACACCGGCTCACAAAGCTGCTAAAAGATAACCCGCTGAGTACGGAGCTGCCGATCTTGATTTTCTCTTCTTTGATTACAGACGATCTTCGCCATAAAGGGGAACAAGTCGGAGCCGATGAACAAATCAGCAAGCCAGAGCTCAATGAACTGATCGAAAAGCTTGATAAATATATTTTCAAGAACTAAAAAAAGCCTCGAAAGGAGGCTTTTTTTTTTATTAAAAATAGCTTTCGCCAAGCTTCTTGAAGACGGGTTTTGAGGCTGGACGCTTCCGGTTTGTGACGAGCGGTTTTTCTTTGATTCCCGTGTAGTTTTGAAGAAGCTGTTTCGCTATATTCAAGGACATATGAGCTTTAGGGTTCCGATACGAATGATTTAATGTACCTAAGTGTGGAAGGTTTGCGAAGTCTTCTTTTGTTGGAGGCATGTGAAAAAAGTAGTCTCCGAGAGATATCAGCACATCTGACTGCTGCTGGCTGAATCTTGGATTTTTCGAAAAATGCAGGCCTACCTTTTTACCTTTTCCTTCATTAAGCAGCTTTTGCAAAGCTTTCTTTTTCAGAAGATACAGGTATTTGGGATTAGTCGCGGTTTTCGCATGGCGGTTAACTGTATAAATCGCTTTTGAAAGGTTTTCAACTGTCGGTTTTAATTCTTTCGTATGATTATGGTCGTCCATTTTTTCTCTCCTATCCATTCGTTTCTAGATCACCTCCTAAAGATGCAAGGCTTATGTCTAAATTATACGAAATAGAACAGAAAATGCAAATATCCCATAGAAAAAACGCGCGATTTTTTATGGAATCGCGCGTTTTCATCTTTATAAAACAGAGTTCATTTTCGCTTTTGTATTTTTTTGTCTCTTCAGCGCCGCTTGAACGTCGATTTCCGCACTCTCGGCGCTTAATTTAGGCAGGGCGATAAAGTAGTACAGCGCCGCCAGCAGAATAATTCCCGCCAAGCCGTAATATATATAATCCACATCGGCGATGATTCCCGGGAATAGGACAGCGATCATGCCAAGCGCTGAGGATTGCGCCAGCATTGTCAGCGGATCGGTCCACCCGCTGACCCTTCCCATCAGCCTTGGATGGACGATTTTGGGAATCCAGCCGCCAAGAGCTGTGTTGATCGGCCCGATGCATATCCCGGCAAGAAATGCAGCCGAGTAGTATACGGGCAATTGATCTGTAAAGCCAAGCAG
Coding sequences within it:
- a CDS encoding MFS transporter, with the protein product MDTQPEREQAVKRAQRTGIKLFLTLPILSWALYDFANTIFSSNIVTIFFPFYLQEAVGENASMNQVASTFISYSNAAASFLLVIFTPLFGVLIDRTGRKKKYIGLFTMICVSCTILMGVFAGASFQKDIYGLPLSLILVVIMFVTAKFFYHSSLVFYDTILADLGTKEEIPLLSGFGIAIGYIGTLAGLTVYLLVGNQDFHRAFIPSALLFLFFSLPYLLFTKEKRKPEPKEKKSFFSGYWEIVQTFKDIRLYKPVFLFMIAYFFLNDALATAIAMMAVYSKTVIGFTTGQFVLLYLVSTVSSIIGSFLLGFVTKRIGAKHAVSLVAAIMITALTIGACTTSTLLFWIAGSLFGISLGGTWVASRTLIIELTPEHKRGEFFGLFALSGKISSIFGPVLYGSITLLFRDLGNMASRMAFGSLVLLAAIGLIIHQNVKAKA
- a CDS encoding YkyB family protein, coding for MDDHNHTKELKPTVENLSKAIYTVNRHAKTATNPKYLYLLKKKALQKLLNEGKGKKVGLHFSKNPRFSQQQSDVLISLGDYFFHMPPTKEDFANLPHLGTLNHSYRNPKAHMSLNIAKQLLQNYTGIKEKPLVTNRKRPASKPVFKKLGESYF
- a CDS encoding RDD family protein; this translates as MELELDKHETAPERSEYAGIGARFVASLLDGLILGIPAYIFTYVLTATLMLGNSDIMLMMETDPEYLSDQEVFTFIISMFKTVAIVGSITFIVYFLYYTLMESSKWQGTLGKKIMNVQVAKAEGGRISFGRAAGRFLAKSFLSPILMIGYIMAFFTERRQALHDMLAGTIVVKK
- a CDS encoding PAS domain-containing protein; amino-acid sequence: MEQKTKRFEQYKPHMNLQAVLSANGRFIYISANCKELLSYEQNELIGTYLKDYLHEDDLFLVESYFYNEHHLLPCTFRFVKKDYTMIWIEASIDFVTTHVGEKEREIVLKMKVFEDRPSKKSSSIKEEDAPEEASRLPAKEEFEAMIEGLPNPLCISVQGEIVYVNDAMVNLLGAEHKRQIIGKYSYDFIEKEYHDIVKNRIKRMQQGLDVGMIEQTWHKLDGTQIHLEVKAAPTIYQNQKAELLLLIDISSRKKFQTILQKSRERYQLLIQNSIDTIAVIHKGRWVFMNESGIRLFEAKTYEDLIGKDIYEHLHPCDHEDVKARLKRITDRQSESEIIKQTWYTFEKRLIYTEMVCIPTTFFGETAVQVILRDISERKQTEELMVRSEKLSIAGQLAAGIAHEIRNPLTAIKGFLQLMKPTMEENEHYFNIIFSELSRIELILSELLMLAKPQQNALKEKLDLIRLIREVTALLETQANLNGILINTILTDDKIYIKGDQNQLKQVFINLIKNAVESMPNGGTVHLTVRETDDSVVVEVEDEGEGIPEHVLKRIGEPFLTTKEKGTGLGLMVTFNIIENHNGTIEVDSKAEKGTTFKILFPK
- a CDS encoding chemotaxis protein; protein product: MSSNQQEILLSSGTNELEIVKFEVGLNIFGINVMKVREIIQPVEITKVPHSHKHMEGMITLRGEILPVIDLFSFFGVEHGDDEHQEKYIVTEFNKRKIVFHTGAVSQIHRVSWEEIEKPTALNQGMDRHLTGIIKLDGTMIFLPDYEKIIFDLESESGMDPYQMKNEKFDQRRTDKKLIIVEDSPLLLRLLVEKLNEAGYNNIVSFENGKDAYEHALQLMEDGTALHEKVDLMITDIEMPQMDGHRLTKLLKDNPLSTELPILIFSSLITDDLRHKGEQVGADEQISKPELNELIEKLDKYIFKN